The Elusimicrobiota bacterium nucleotide sequence GTTTTAGATAAAAAAGCAGATGAACTTATAAAGGTACTTGATCATTCATTGTCTGCTTGATTTATTCTTTTTTTCAGCATATTTTATATTTCCCTGCGATGTTGGTGCAACTTTATCAGATTCAACCCTACAAGCTTGAATCAGGGAGTCACCGGTTAATCCTCGCACCTCGTGCCTTGGATTCCGAACACCCACTAATGATTTTGGGCGTGAATCGATAAAGAACACGGCATCGTGGGGATTTTTTATTTTGCCAAACCTCACTATGGGTTTGGCAAAATAAAAATTAAGGGAAAAACAAGATTTACAGAATAGAACGGAAGTTATAAGTAGTTGTAGTTGGCTGGTAACTTAAAACATGAAACAAGAAGATCTGTTCTTAAAAGAGAAGAAAATTAGCCATGAGTCTTTGCCCTTATCGTATAGGATAAGCCCGAGATCTTTGAATGATTTTTTCGGCCAGGAAGAAATCTTTGGGAAAGAAAAACTTCTAAGGCGTTTAATAGAATCGGACCGGCTGGGATCGGTTATTTTTTACGGTCCGCCGGGCACAGGTAAAAGTGCTCTTGCTAAAATAATAGCTTTGGAGACCGATTCTTATTTTGAACAGACGAATGCGGTTGTCATAGGCGTTAATGATATACGAAAAATTATAGAACAGGCAAAACTGAGGTTGAAGACTTCACAGAAAAAGACAATACTGCTTTTAGATGAAATCCACCATTTCAATAAAACACAGCAGGATGCTCTTCTTCCGGATGTAGAAAGCGGGCTAATTACCTTAATAGGTATTACGACTGAAAATCCTTATTTTTACATAAACTCAGCTCTCATTTCCCGCTCAACTCTTTTTGAGTTTAAACCTCTTAATGAAAAAGATCTGGAAATGATTTTAATGAGAGCTCTTTCTGAAAAAGAAAACGGGCTGGGTAAATATAACGTAAAAATATCAAAGGAAGCAAAGGAACACTTAATAAAAGAAGCAATTGGGGACGCAAGACGGCTTCTTAATGCTTTGGAAATCGGAGTTTTATCAACAGCAAAAGATAAAAACGGGATAATAAACATTGATTTAAAAGTTGCGGAAGAATCGCTCCAGAAAAAAGTGGTGCTCTACGACAAATCCAGCGATGAACACTACGATCATATTTCAGCTTTTATTAAATCAATGAGGGGTTCAAATCCGGACGCGGCACTTTATTGGATGTCAAAAATGCTTGTTGCCGGAGAAGACCCGCGTTTTATTGCAAGGCGGATCGTAATCTGCGCCTCAGAAGACGTGGGAAATGCCGATCCTCACGCGCTGATGCTTGCTGTAGCTGCTCTTAATGCCGTGGAGTTTGTGGGGATGCCGGAAGCAAAAATTCCTCTTGCACAGGCAGTTGCATATAT carries:
- a CDS encoding replication-associated recombination protein A, whose translation is MKQEDLFLKEKKISHESLPLSYRISPRSLNDFFGQEEIFGKEKLLRRLIESDRLGSVIFYGPPGTGKSALAKIIALETDSYFEQTNAVVIGVNDIRKIIEQAKLRLKTSQKKTILLLDEIHHFNKTQQDALLPDVESGLITLIGITTENPYFYINSALISRSTLFEFKPLNEKDLEMILMRALSEKENGLGKYNVKISKEAKEHLIKEAIGDARRLLNALEIGVLSTAKDKNGIINIDLKVAEESLQKKVVLYDKSSDEHYDHISAFIKSMRGSNPDAALYWMSKMLVAGEDPRFIARRIVICASEDVGNADPHALMLAVAALNAVEFVGMPEAKIPLAQAVAYIASAPKSNASYLAVSAAEGSVLKEKPRNVPNHLKDSNLDGETRGHGKGYKYPHNFPGHFVDQEYWPDPKIFYEPSDQGYEVKISERLKSWRKKS